From one Parambassis ranga chromosome 5, fParRan2.1, whole genome shotgun sequence genomic stretch:
- the rbck1 gene encoding ranBP-type and C3HC4-type zinc finger-containing protein 1 encodes MASEGDLKEAEDLALSLGEALSCGDAEEAVQLCRKLSELSVAVCVSINSQHYPQDSIRLKVGVEDAQSDDYIPVTVVVSPGMTIAQLKDKFNHDFGFHPLLQRWVIGKRLAQDQDTLYSHGIRQNEDQAFLFILSAHTAKLTRHQQKQEQEQQLIEGIVESMQSIHLLARGPGGGGGEKTAPEDTTPPPPPPPKTVTKPAVPPKPQMGWACTLCTYLNKPTRPGCEMCGQERPEEYEVPDIYQPDKSEVERLKQEQLAILQYEQAQQEERDRNYLFLLATDEQNLIFNVVETDCPICFSSLEPGEGVVLRECLHTFCRDCLKGTIVNSQDPEVSCPDSCDSKILDREIKELLTEEEHQKFLELRLSVAESRSEHSFHCQTLNCRGWCIYEDEVNEFHCDLCGETNCILCRAIHKDMNCKDYQDDLRIRAENDLAAQQTKQMLENMLANGEAMKCPRCDIIVQKKDGCDWICCVMCRTEMCWVTKQARWGPNGHGDTSGGCRCRLNHQPCHPNCQNCH; translated from the exons ATGGCTTCTGAAGGCGATCTGAAGGAAG cagaggaCCTGGCCCTGTCTCTGGGTGAAGCCCTCAGCTGTGGAGACGCTGAAGAAGCGGTTCAGCTGTGCAGGAAGCTGTCTGAGCTCTCggtggcagtgtgtgtcagcattaaCAGTCAACACTACCCCCAGGACTCCATCAG GCTGAAGGTCGGCGTGGAGGATGCTCAGTCAGACGACTACATCCCGGTGACTGTTGTGGTGTCTCCTGGCATGACAATCGCCCAACTTAAAGACAAG TTCAACCATGACTTCGGGTTCCACCCACTGCTGCAGCGCTGGGTGATCGGGAAGCGGCTAGCTCAGGACCAGGACACCTTATACAGCCACGGCATCCGTCAGAACGAAGACCAGGCCTTCCTGTTCATCCTCTCTGCTCACACTGCCAAACTCACACGGCATCAAcaaaaacaggagcaggagcagcagctcataGAGG GTATTGTAGAGTCCATGCAGTCCATCCACCTATTAGCCAGAGGGccgggtggaggtggtggtgagaAGACGGCTCCAGAAGAcactactcctcctcctcctcctcctcctaaaaCTGTTACTAAACCAGCCGTGCCTCCTAAACCTCAG atgggCTGGGCCTGCACGTTGTGTACGTACCTCAACAAGCCAACGCGTCCCGGCTGTGAGATGTGTGGACAGGAGAGGCCAGAGGAGTACGAGGTGCCGGACATCTACCAACCAGACAAGAGCGAGGTGGAAAGACTGAAGCAGGAGCAGCTGGCTATACTGCAGTATGAACAG GCCCAGCAGGAGGAACGAGATAGGAACTACTTGTTCTTGTTGGCTACCGATGAACAGAACCTGATTTTCAACGTCGTAGAGACGGATTGTCCCATTTGCTTCTCTAGCCTGGAGCCAGGAGAGGGCGTCGTGCTCAGGGAGTGTCTGCACACCTTCTGCAG GGATTGTCTTAAAGGGACCATAGTAAACAGTCAAGATCCAGAGGTGTCTTGTCCAGACAGTTGTGACAGCAAGATACTGGACCGGGAGATTAAAGAG CTgctcacagaggaggagcaccAGAAGTTTTTGGAGTTGCGTCTGAGCGTTGCAGAAAGCCGGTCAGAGCACAGCTTCCACTGTCAGACCCTCAACTGTCGAGGCTGGTGCATCTACGAGGACGAAGTCAACGAGTTCCACTGTGACCTTTGTGGGGAAACCAACTGCATCCTCTGCAgg gccatCCATAAAGACATGAACTGTAAGGACTACCAGGACGACCTGCGCATCCGCGCCGAGAACGACCTCGCTGCTCAGCAAACTAAGCAGATGCTCGAG AACATGCTGGCGAATGGCGAGGCGATGAAATGCCCTCGGTGTGACATTATTGTCCAGAAGAAAGACGGCTGTGATTGgatctgctgtgtgatgtgcagGACAGAAATGTGCTGGGTCACCAAACAAGCTCGATGGGGGCCAAAT GGCCATGGCGACACATCTGGCGGCTGTAGATGTCGACTCAATCATCAGCCGTGTCATCCCAACTGCCAAAACTGTCACTGA
- the tbc1d20 gene encoding TBC1 domain family member 20, whose product MLSNMDTPRSEENMKKSRSLGTSSPVNGKQDWDTRRKRKTADITQALSVSPVDVAALRRMAISEGGLLTDEIRCQVWPRLLNVPHQVLEEEPEKVDRENNKDYNQVLLDVQRSLRRFPPGMPDEQREGLQEELIDIILRVLKRNPQLHYYQGYHDIVVTFLLVLGERLATALVEKLSTHHLRDFMDPTMDNTKHILNYLMPIIERVNPEVHDFMQQAEVGTVFALSWLITWFGHVLSDFRHVVRLYDFFLACHPLMPIYFAAVIVLYREEEVLECECDMAMVHHLLSQIPQDLPYEMLISRAGDLFVQFPPSELAREAVSHESMAASTFKDFELASTQQRPDSVLRRRRRQKQAALESSVVAVAQPSTARRFVRLAVMGLTVALGAAALAVVNTALEWAPKLDLFP is encoded by the exons ATGTTATCTAACATGGACACGCCGAGAAgtgaagaaaacatgaagaaatCCAGGAGTCTTGGTACATCGTCGCCAGTCAATGGGAAGCAAG ACTGGGACACCAGGCGGAAGAGGAAAACTGCGGACATCACACAGGCCCTCAGTGTGAGTCCAGTGGACGTAGCAGCTCTGAGGAGGATGGCCATCAGTGAAGGAGGACTGCTGACCGATGAGATACGTTGTCAGGTCTGGCCAAGGCTCCTCAACGTCCCCCATCAAGTATTGGAGGAAGAGCCAG AAAAAGTAGACCGGGAGAATAACAAGGACTACAACCAGGTGTTGCTGGATGTGCAGCGGTCCTTGCGGAGGTTTCCTCCTG GTATGCCAGATGAACAGAGAGAAGGTCTTCAAGAGGAGCTGATCGACATCATCCTCAGAGTTCTGAAACGGAATCCCCAGCTGCACTACTACCAAGGATACCACGACATCGTTGTCACTTTCCTATTGGTCCTGGGAGAGCGCCTAGCAACTGCTCTAGTGGAGAAGCTCTCCACCCATCACCTCAG GGACTTCATGGATCCCACCATggacaacacaaaacacatcctTAACTATCTGATGCCCATCATTGAAAGAGTCAACCCCGAGGTGCACGACTTCATGCAACA GGCTGAGGTGGGTACAGTCTTTGCACTCAGCTGGCTGATCACCTGGTTTGGTCACGTCCTGTCAGACTTCCGCCATGTTGTACGGTTGTATGACTTCTTCCTGGCCTGCCATCCACTGATGCCCATCTACTTTGCTGCTGTG ATTGTGCtgtacagagaggaggaggtgttgGAGTGCGAGTGCGACATGGCCATGGTTCATCACCTGCTGTCTCAGATTCCTCAGGATCTGCCGTATGAGATGCTCATCAGCCGTGCAGGAGACCTCTTTGTCCAGTTTCCTCCCTCTGAACTGGCCAGAGAGGCTGTTTCCCATGAAAG CATGGCAGCCTCTACCTTTAAGGACTTTGAACTCGCGTCCACTCAACAGAGACCAGACTCAGTTCTCCGTCGCAGACGCAGACAGAAACAGGCTGCTCTGGAGAGCTCAGTGGTGGCAGTAGCCCAGCCTTCAACAGCACGGAGGTTTGTTCGATTGGCAGTAATGGGTCTGACTGTAGCTTTAGGAGCAGCCGCTCTCGCTGTGGTCAATACTGCTCTGGAGTGGGCCCCAaaactggacttatttccttgA